DNA sequence from the Pogoniulus pusillus isolate bPogPus1 chromosome 7, bPogPus1.pri, whole genome shotgun sequence genome:
CTGCTCTTGTATCTTCTCCTATACCTTTGAATTCCTGCTGTCTTACTTTTAATAGAGTATCTTAGCTGAAAAGCTCTGGCCTTTATCTTACCTGACTTTCCAACTACTGCTgcatctctttcctctttcttttgttgGACTTGCCAAACACATTTGCTGCAGTTACCTCCTCTGATTTAATAGTCTCTTGAGCCTGTTTTTTGCCCACACCAACCACTCTAGCATCAGCCTCCTGTTTTACTAGCCAGATTTCAGATTACCGTGACAGCTTCCTCCACTTTGACTTGTCAGTCATGATTGACATTCATTGGGCAGGAGAGAAGTGAAGCATACAAAGGTGGTTTGTTCCATAAGCATTGAACTATGTGTTGTCTTGAACCAGGCACATGTCAGCATTTGGGCTCTGACCACACAATCAGATAATAATTTAGGCTGAAAGAGGTCTCCAGGGGTCGCTTGGTCCAACCTCCTAGTCAGAAAGCAGCTAACTTCAAATTTAGCACCAGCTTTGAAGTTAGAGCAGGATCTTGTCCTGTTgagtttttaatatctccaaaTTGTTTCCAGTTTGTCTTCTGCAGACTTTAAGGAAACCAGATCTAGAGGTTTCTGAAAGCAGAGTGTGGGGAAGTGAAGGCAGAGCAAAGTGTTTTAGTTAGCTATCTTTTAGGGCTGAATGTCAGACTCTTATCTGGTGGGACTGTTACAGATCCATCACTGAATTCAAGATAATAAGATTCATCCAAGGAACTGACTCCATCCTCAAACTCAGAACTCTCAACAAACACAGCAGAGTAGAGCTGGCCTTGACACAATTGCTTGGTTCACCTTCACCCATTCGGCACACCTACAAACCAAGATTATTCAGCCCAGGGGAACTGCACTAACAGCATTTATTATAAACCAAAATatcccaaacaagcaaaaaggtAGTAAACAAACAAGATGACCTGGCTTACAAGGCATTGTGGATCCCTTGGAGTCTTTTTatatgagctctgagctggtggctctgcagggctcaTCCTGCAGTGCACTGGCACCGGCTGTGCTGGTGTGGCACAGGTACACATTTTGGTGGTCTGGGCAGAAAGCCAGCAAAATTGCCTTAGATAAGCAAATGAAACCCATAAATAAAAAGGATGCTGCAAGGTTTCCCATTTCAGCACAGAGAGCATGTAAAGCTCTGTGCTCACCTTTGTTCCTAGTCTGGTGGTAATGGATGTGACAGCAAGATGCACTTAGCTGCTGGGTGTGCAGCACCCTGGTGTCAACCACACTCATGCAGCCGCTGGAATTAGCATTTAATCCTGCGGACTACTCCTCCTTTCAGACAATTCCAAGGCACAACTGCAGCGAGCCCACATTCTGCTGTGGGCAAATGCCTTGGCAGCATAACCGCTGTTTAAATTCCCCTCCCTGGTTTCCCTGGGGAGAGGAGGTGAAGGAGGGTATGGAAGTAAAGCAGCCATTGGAAACTCTGCCTCTCCAGAGGTAGTGGCTGGTGGGTGCACAGAGGAGCTGGGTGTGTTTTGCTCTTGTGAAGGCTGTTCTCAGCAAGCATTTCCTTTCCCCCTGCAGAAAACCCCGAGCGCGCTGCTCTCTATTTTGTCTCTGGTGTGTGCATTGGACTCGTCTTGACCCTGCTGGCTCTGGTGCTAAGGGTGTCCTGCCGAACGGACTGCAAACGCTCCTCCACCAAGAAACCTCCTCGGGAGCGGGAGAGTGACAGTGACAGCAGTGACAGCGACGACGATTCGGACACCACTTCGGACCTGTCAGCCCGCAGGCACCGCAGGTTCGAGAGGACTTTGAACATGAACGTCTTCACCtcggcagaggagctggagcggGCTCAGCGGCTGGAGGAGCGGGAGCGCATCATCCGGGAGATCTGGATGAACGGCCAGCCGGACATCCCCGGCACCAGGAGCCTCAACCGCTACTACTAAGCCATGGCCAGCCCAGCCGCCTGGCTTGCACCCTGGGCACCCTCCtgacagaggagagggagggaaggaatctTTTGTGGGTgtctccccttttcctttcaggCATGCTACCTGGAACAGTGGGGATGGACAGCAGTAAAgctttccccatcttcctctccCTGACATATTTTTATCACCCTTCTCCACAgacattttctgttttctgctgaGGTGGCTTCCAACTTCATTTCTTAGTAACAGGAAGGAAGGCGACAGTTACATCCCTCCCCCCGTGGGACGTGGGGTTTGGCATGCTGTGGTACAAGTGCTCCTCTCTTGGCTGGGGAGAGAACTTGTCCAGGTTTTGGTATTCATTTaggatttcttttttcatttcccTCTCCTGATGACTGTGGGAGAACTGTGAATAAAATGACGTATCTGGAAAGATGATCTGGGAAGAGAGGGGGAGATGCATCCTGACCGATGGTCTTGTGACTTGAGAAGCCATGAGATAAACCTAACAGCAAATACGACTTGTTAAGTACTGAGggatgggagggagggggaTTCTTCCATCGTGAAATCATCTCGGTGCTTGGATGTTTGCCATAGTGTAGTCAGTTATTTATGGCTGTCTTTTCATCTTGCTTTTCAATGGGAACAtttgttgtttgtgttttggtgttttggtttttttttttaactgacacCTCAGGGATAaaatcctattttttttttttcttgagtctGTTCTCCCTGCTGGCCCCTGTCAAACACAACCCAACCCACCTCCAACAGTGATATAAGAGATGTGTCAGTGACTGGTGAGAAGTTAAACAACCTCAAAGAGGTTGCaaagggtttggttttgctttgtttaatatatatatatatatatatgaagatgctgcacaggaatgtgccttattcttttgttgttgttgttaaaatACAATTTTCCTATGGATAGCAATGCAcaatattttatatattttattaaaaaaaaaaaagaaaagaaaatcaaaacaaacataAAAGGCCTATGATTAccagaggaggatggagacagaaGCAGCCACATATGACAACAGAATGGGTAATAAATGCTAAATAAACTCTGGTTTGCTTCAGTACGTTTGAATTTTCAGCCTCACTTCTGGCATATGTGTTGCTTGAGGGAGATGATTTGGAGGAGTAGTGCACCTCTGCAAGCGACCAAGGCTGAAGTTGTCTGCAGGCAGGAAACTGGAGACTGCAGCCCATCAATCTATCTATTTCTGTGGTGCacatgggcaggagcagctgagcaatgAGTCGACTCTCAAGGGGCCATACgaaaccttattgctgtctacaactacctgaagggaggttgtagtcaggaggaggttgctctcttctctcaggtggccagctccagaacaagaggacacagcctcaggctgtgccaggggaaatttaggctggaggtgaggagaaagttcttccctgagagagtcattggacactggaatgggctgcccggggaggtggtggagtcgccgtccctggagctgttcaaggcaggactggacgtggcacttggtgccatggtctggccttgagctctgtggtaaagggttggacttgatgatctatgaggtctcttccaaccttggtgatactgtgacactgtgaaagcCTACCTGCACCAAGGTGGAGAGTCACAGCAATTTCTCAATGTCTGTTCCCTAGGCTCAAGTCATACctgccagaagaaaatgttaaaGGGACaagaaaatcaaaacaaaacatgaaGATAAGGTGAAATATATTTtaatagtgccatggtctagttgactgagtagggctgggtgctaggttggactggatgagcttgcaggtctcttccacctgcttgattctatgattctatgattcagttgtCCCATGGACTATTGAATGACATACCACCACCCTACTCGCTCCCAGCACCAGTTCACATCACTCCAGTCACAAAACTTGGTGTTTTTCAAGTCTGTACCACACTGCTGTGTTCTGTATGGCTTTGGGATGTGCTCCTTTGTCACTTACGCATGCTTGTGTCTTAAGAGTTCACCAACTGCTGGCAAAGCACGTGATGACCAAAAGATCTGAATGCCCAGAGCTTTCCTCTACCCTCAAGGGAAGATGAAGGTGGGTGGACCTCAGGATGATGACTGAGGCTCTTAAGGATGGGGTTGCAAGAGTTCATATGCTGTGCCAAAAAGGTACATGGTGGGGCAGGGCCCTGGCAGTAAGAGCCTTCATTGACACTCTCTGAGGTCACCTTGGGGCTTCTTCTCCAGATGAGGAAAGCTGCATTTGAAGTGCTTACACCTAcctctcccagcttcctcaggctcTTGCAAGGGTGACAACTAAGTTGAAAAACTACACCTGGTGATACTGCAAATGCCAGAGCTAAGGCTGGGTGGTGAGAGGTGGCTTTACCTGGGAAGGCAATGCTAGCACTGCAGAGCAATTTCTGGTCCCGTGAAGCTTCGAACGGAAAAGACTCACTGTTGACCTGGGATGTCATTTTTTCACTTGCACTCAGAAATAAAGCAGGAGGCAGATCCCAAGCCATGGATGCCAGGTGCTATGCTTTATTTGGAATGTGGAATACACTCTGCTGAGGGTGTCAAGGGGCAAAACAACAGGATGAGGTCATCGGGTTCAATTTTGCTGGCCATGTGTTTTCCCCTGTTGGCAAGACTCTCCCTCAAACTTGGTGCTTAAGGGACAGCAGATTTTCagagtgctgtgtgctgggataGAGCTTGcaaacatgattttttttaaaatgctATGAATTAATGGATTTATGTATATGAAATCCCCAGAGGAATTTTTCAGACCAGAAGAAAAAGCAAGTGTGGTAAGTCTGAGTTAAGCTCACATGCAACCAAGGGATTAAAATATCTGCTCTAAATGTAAATCACAACCGAACCCAAGGTACAGATGCACAAACAATCTTCTCCCAGCATTGTTAGTGATGCAGTAAATCTTCCAGCTGAAGCTTGTGCAATACAAGCAAAGGAGCAGGTTGTGCACCTTGCTTTGCAGAGTTGAGCAGACAAGTCCAGTTCAGCTTTGCCTTGGGCAACAAGTTGTAACAAAAGTAGACACTCTGCCCTCACAGCACATGCAAGACTTTTACCTACCTTCTAGCGCCTTTTGTCTCGGGGCCATGCACTTCTACAAAGGCTTTGactaaagcaaaagaaaaaatgcACTCCTTTGAGCTCCTGTAAGTAAAAGACTTTTAAGTGACTCTGTCACTATTTCTGGATTTGTCCCAAAAGTGCTGAACACtctggggaaaaacaaaaccaatatcAAGATTTGTTGGGCAGGAGTTGGTGGTTTGCCCTTAACTCTATCCACTAACAGAGAAAAAGCAGGCACCAAGAGCACAGAAGAGATGGAGTCACTGGAGGAGAGGGTCAAATCCACGCTTCTTGCTCCACAAATTGTAGCTTAAGCACACAGAGCTTTGGACTTGTATGGTTTCAATCTTTGTGTTGTGCTCACCATGTCATATGAAATGTTTAGACCCTTGtagagccagagag
Encoded proteins:
- the EVA1A gene encoding protein eva-1 homolog A, with protein sequence MEPVGVSTEMALLSNILAAYAFITENPERAALYFVSGVCIGLVLTLLALVLRVSCRTDCKRSSTKKPPRERESDSDSSDSDDDSDTTSDLSARRHRRFERTLNMNVFTSAEELERAQRLEERERIIREIWMNGQPDIPGTRSLNRYY